Proteins from a single region of Pseudarthrobacter sp. NIBRBAC000502772:
- a CDS encoding TrkA family potassium uptake protein, translating to MLVIGLGRFGSSTAEQLVKQGREVLAIERDRNLVQKWAPLLTHVVEADATNIDALRQLGAQEFSSAVCGVGTSIESSVLITVNLVDLGIEHLWVKAITPSHGKILTRIGANHVIYPEADAGVRAAHLVSGRMLDFIEFDDDFAIVKMYPPRETVGFTLDESKVRSKYGVTIVGVKSPGEDFTYARPETKVSARDMLIVSGHVDLLERFAARP from the coding sequence GTGCTGGTGATCGGGCTGGGCCGCTTCGGCTCGTCCACTGCCGAGCAGCTCGTGAAACAGGGCCGCGAGGTGCTGGCGATCGAACGCGACCGGAACCTGGTCCAGAAGTGGGCGCCGCTCCTCACACACGTGGTGGAGGCCGACGCGACCAACATCGATGCGCTGCGCCAGCTCGGCGCCCAGGAGTTCAGCTCCGCCGTTTGTGGCGTGGGCACCTCGATCGAGTCCTCCGTGCTGATCACCGTGAACCTGGTGGACCTGGGCATCGAGCACCTCTGGGTCAAGGCCATCACGCCGTCTCACGGCAAGATCCTCACCAGGATCGGCGCGAACCACGTGATCTATCCCGAGGCCGACGCCGGAGTCCGCGCCGCGCACCTGGTCTCCGGCCGCATGCTGGACTTCATCGAGTTCGACGACGATTTCGCCATCGTGAAAATGTACCCGCCGCGCGAGACGGTGGGCTTCACGCTGGATGAGTCCAAGGTGCGTTCCAAGTACGGCGTGACGATTGTGGGTGTGAAGTCGCCCGGCGAGGACTTCACCTACGCCCGCCCTGAGACCAAGGTGTCCGCCCGCGACATGCTGATCGTGTCCGGGCACGTGGACCTGCTGGAACGGTTCGCCGCCCGGCCGTAA
- the proC gene encoding pyrroline-5-carboxylate reductase has product MSNRIAFLGCGSMNEAILSGLLAAGTDPADVIATVRRAERAEELALRHHGITAVAGEEEPDNNKDAAKGSKVVILGVKPVGIVDLAREISGSLSPNAIVVSVAAAVSLAQLEAALPPGQPVIRAMPNTPAKLGRGVVSVSPGTNCTPEQLQTVKDILRATGTVVEVREDQVDALSAISGSGPAYAFYLAEAMAAAGVELGLDPELSLLLARETVAGAGFMLAEPGADPSALRKGVTSPNGTTERAIATFDDRGIPAIIAAGARAAADRSAEITRQLG; this is encoded by the coding sequence ATGAGCAACCGAATCGCCTTCCTGGGCTGTGGATCCATGAACGAAGCCATCCTGTCCGGCCTCCTGGCCGCCGGGACGGACCCCGCCGACGTCATAGCCACAGTCAGGCGTGCGGAACGCGCCGAGGAGCTGGCTTTGCGCCACCACGGCATCACGGCCGTCGCTGGCGAAGAGGAACCGGACAACAACAAAGACGCGGCCAAGGGCTCCAAGGTGGTGATCCTTGGCGTCAAACCCGTGGGCATCGTCGACCTTGCCCGCGAAATCAGCGGCTCCCTGTCGCCGAACGCCATTGTTGTCAGCGTGGCCGCAGCCGTGTCGCTGGCGCAACTGGAAGCTGCACTGCCTCCCGGACAGCCGGTGATCCGCGCTATGCCGAACACCCCTGCCAAGCTGGGCCGCGGCGTCGTGTCCGTCTCACCCGGAACCAACTGCACGCCGGAACAGCTCCAGACCGTCAAGGACATCCTTCGGGCCACTGGCACCGTGGTGGAGGTGCGCGAGGATCAGGTGGATGCGTTGTCGGCCATCAGCGGCTCGGGTCCCGCCTACGCGTTCTACCTGGCCGAGGCCATGGCGGCTGCCGGCGTCGAGCTGGGCCTGGATCCCGAGTTGTCGCTGCTCCTGGCGCGGGAGACGGTCGCAGGCGCGGGCTTCATGCTGGCCGAGCCGGGTGCCGATCCCTCGGCCCTGCGCAAGGGAGTGACCAGCCCCAACGGCACCACCGAACGGGCCATCGCCACCTTCGACGACCGGGGCATACCTGCCATCATCGCCGCCGGCGCCCGCGCCGCAGCGGACCGCTCCGCAGAGATCACCAGGCAGCTCGGCTAG
- a CDS encoding Ppx/GppA phosphatase family protein, with protein sequence MRLGVLDIGSNTVHLLLVDAHPGARPVPFASHKRPISLVQYLDTDGNITDEGQHELTEFVLEAWEFAARHKADDLLAFCTSAIREATNGPAVLARVKHETTVTLQELTGSEEASMTFFAVRRWYGWGAGPILNLDIGGGSFEMAFGQDELPEVATSVPLGASRLTRDWLAEDPPSAKSVKELRRYIRATLAPAVRQFDGLGRANVVAGTSKTFRSLARVAGAAPSAAGPYVKRTLNATDLGVWAQRISAMKSEDRLFLPGVSEARAHQLLAGALVAEAALEMFKFKKIRICPWALREGLILRRLDQLVFAGPLDPAPHIMEPAAARQTIEASPA encoded by the coding sequence ATGCGGCTAGGCGTCCTTGATATCGGGTCAAACACTGTCCACCTTCTCCTGGTGGATGCCCACCCTGGCGCGCGTCCGGTGCCTTTCGCGTCGCACAAACGGCCCATATCCCTGGTCCAATACCTGGATACCGACGGCAACATCACCGACGAAGGGCAGCACGAGCTGACCGAATTCGTCCTTGAAGCCTGGGAGTTTGCCGCCAGGCACAAAGCGGACGACCTTCTGGCTTTCTGTACGTCTGCCATCCGTGAAGCCACTAACGGCCCTGCCGTGCTGGCCCGGGTCAAGCACGAAACCACTGTCACCCTGCAGGAACTGACCGGCAGCGAAGAAGCCTCCATGACATTCTTCGCCGTCCGCCGCTGGTACGGCTGGGGTGCGGGACCGATCCTGAACCTGGACATCGGCGGCGGCTCCTTCGAAATGGCCTTCGGGCAGGACGAACTGCCCGAAGTGGCCACTTCGGTGCCGCTGGGCGCCAGCCGCCTGACCCGCGACTGGCTGGCTGAGGACCCGCCTTCCGCCAAGAGCGTCAAAGAGCTGCGCCGCTACATCCGGGCCACCCTGGCCCCGGCGGTCAGGCAGTTCGACGGCCTGGGCCGCGCCAACGTTGTGGCTGGAACCTCCAAGACCTTCCGGTCGCTCGCCAGGGTCGCCGGAGCAGCCCCGAGCGCCGCAGGGCCCTACGTGAAGCGCACACTTAACGCCACTGATCTGGGCGTGTGGGCGCAGCGCATTTCAGCCATGAAGTCCGAGGACCGGCTCTTTCTGCCCGGCGTGTCCGAGGCCCGCGCGCACCAGCTGCTCGCCGGGGCTCTGGTGGCCGAGGCTGCCTTGGAAATGTTCAAGTTCAAGAAGATCAGGATCTGCCCGTGGGCGCTGCGTGAAGGGCTGATCCTGCGCCGGCTCGACCAACTGGTCTTCGCCGGTCCGCTGGATCCGGCCCCGCATATCATGGAGCCCGCCGCGGCACGCCAGACGATCGAGGCTTCGCCCGCGTAA
- a CDS encoding SseB family protein, which produces MTEQPGTADLTPLNELEEKLALGGQPEGSPVDVILSFLNSEVYVISTDGIEGEDSQVEPLVLANADGEPVLAVFSHPSRVDEQYLEAAPNVLGTQGAAIIANIGEELGMVINPGAAYGFEINPEGVANIKRDFKRADELPDGAPEDTSAN; this is translated from the coding sequence ATGACTGAACAGCCCGGCACAGCCGATCTCACGCCGCTCAACGAACTCGAAGAGAAGCTTGCCCTGGGCGGCCAGCCTGAGGGCAGCCCGGTGGACGTCATCCTGTCCTTCCTCAACAGCGAGGTCTACGTCATCAGCACCGACGGGATCGAGGGGGAGGATTCCCAGGTGGAGCCGCTGGTATTGGCGAACGCCGACGGCGAGCCCGTCCTTGCGGTGTTCTCGCACCCAAGCCGCGTTGACGAGCAGTATCTTGAGGCGGCCCCGAACGTCCTGGGGACCCAGGGTGCAGCCATCATCGCCAACATTGGCGAGGAATTGGGCATGGTGATCAACCCCGGCGCTGCGTACGGGTTTGAGATCAACCCCGAGGGCGTCGCCAACATCAAGCGCGACTTCAAGCGGGCAGATGAGCTTCCCGACGGCGCACCCGAGGACACCTCCGCAAACTGA
- the topA gene encoding type I DNA topoisomerase: MPSKAKTGKKLVIVESPAKSKTIAKYLGEGFIVEASIGHIRDLPQPSELPAELKKTSVGKFAVDIENDFKPYYVVSADKRKKVTELKAALKDADALYLATDGDREGEAIAWHLLEVLKPKVPVYRMTFGEITKEAIHRAMDNLRDVDTALVDAQETRRVLDRLYGYEISPVLWRKVARGLSAGRVQSVVTRMVVDRERERMAFKAASYWDLTGQFGAGAGSFKAKLAAVDGAKVASGRDFNDDGVLTSRNAAHLNEELATSLAAGLQDADFRVRSVDTKPYTRRPAAPFTTSTLQQEAGRKLRFSSKSTMQVAQRLYENGYITYMRTDSSALSDEAVTAARRQASELYGPEYIPASPRVYTSKAANAQEAHEAIRPAGDSFRTPAQVAKQLSGDEFRLYELIWKRTVASQMGDAKGSTATIRLGAVATDGRDAEFSASGTVITFPGFLAAYEEGKDESRGDDDSDEARRLPNVAKDDALTASDIVAVGHETSPPPRFTEASLTAELEKKGIGRPSTYASTISTIQDRGYVRKQGSALVPSWIAFSVIRLLEQHFTDYVDYEFTADMEGDLDKIANGQAVGSAWLKHFYYGEDSDPGLLSIVNNLGEIDAREINSIPITDEITLRVGKFGPYLESSAATVDAKTGEIVENSRANVPEDLAPDELTAAKAIELMETAAPEERVLGDDPHTGHSVVAKNGRYGAYVTEVIPEMTEEQLANQPVEYYKNGKPKPPKKPVKAKPRTGSLFASMTVDSVTLDEALQLMSLPRALGEDAEGNLITVQNGRFGPYLKKGTDSRSIGTEEEIFTITLEQALEIYSQPKQRGARAAVAPLAEFGPDPVSEKNIVVKEGRFGPYITDGITNITVPRSTSLEELTREQAIELLAEKRAKGPVKRATTARKPPAKKKAPAKK; the protein is encoded by the coding sequence GTGCCAAGCAAGGCCAAAACAGGCAAGAAACTCGTGATTGTGGAGTCTCCGGCCAAGAGCAAGACCATCGCCAAGTACCTCGGCGAGGGCTTCATCGTAGAGGCCTCCATTGGTCACATCCGCGACCTGCCGCAGCCGTCTGAGCTTCCTGCAGAACTGAAGAAAACCTCGGTGGGCAAGTTCGCCGTCGACATCGAAAACGACTTCAAACCGTATTACGTGGTGTCCGCGGACAAGCGGAAAAAGGTCACCGAGCTGAAGGCCGCGCTCAAGGATGCCGACGCCCTCTATCTCGCAACCGATGGGGACCGCGAGGGCGAGGCCATCGCGTGGCACCTGCTGGAAGTGCTCAAGCCCAAGGTCCCGGTGTACCGGATGACGTTCGGCGAAATCACCAAGGAAGCCATCCACCGCGCCATGGACAACCTGCGCGATGTTGATACGGCCCTGGTGGACGCGCAGGAAACCCGCCGCGTCCTTGACCGCCTCTACGGCTACGAGATTTCCCCCGTGCTCTGGCGCAAGGTTGCCCGCGGACTGTCCGCCGGCCGCGTGCAGTCTGTGGTCACGCGCATGGTGGTGGACCGTGAACGCGAACGCATGGCCTTCAAGGCCGCCTCGTACTGGGACCTCACGGGCCAGTTCGGCGCCGGTGCCGGTTCGTTCAAGGCGAAACTCGCTGCGGTTGACGGGGCCAAGGTCGCTTCGGGCCGGGACTTCAACGACGACGGCGTCCTCACCTCGCGCAATGCGGCGCACCTCAACGAGGAACTCGCCACGTCACTGGCCGCAGGTCTCCAGGATGCGGACTTCCGCGTCCGGTCCGTGGACACCAAGCCGTACACACGCCGTCCGGCCGCGCCGTTCACCACGTCCACGCTGCAGCAGGAGGCCGGCCGCAAGCTCCGCTTCTCCTCAAAGAGCACCATGCAGGTGGCCCAGCGGCTGTACGAAAACGGCTACATCACCTATATGCGTACCGACTCCTCGGCGCTGAGCGACGAAGCCGTCACGGCCGCCCGCCGCCAGGCCTCCGAGCTGTACGGCCCGGAGTACATCCCGGCGTCGCCCCGCGTCTACACCAGCAAGGCTGCGAACGCGCAGGAAGCCCACGAGGCCATCCGCCCCGCCGGCGACTCCTTCCGCACGCCGGCGCAGGTGGCCAAGCAGCTCTCCGGCGACGAGTTCCGCCTGTACGAACTGATCTGGAAGCGCACCGTCGCATCCCAGATGGGTGACGCCAAGGGCTCGACGGCGACCATCCGCCTGGGTGCCGTGGCCACCGATGGCCGGGACGCCGAGTTCTCCGCCTCCGGTACCGTCATCACGTTCCCGGGCTTCCTGGCCGCCTATGAAGAAGGCAAGGACGAAAGCCGCGGGGACGACGACTCCGACGAAGCCCGGCGGCTGCCGAACGTGGCCAAGGACGATGCCCTCACGGCGTCGGACATTGTTGCCGTGGGCCACGAGACCTCGCCGCCTCCGCGCTTCACCGAAGCTTCGCTGACGGCCGAGCTGGAAAAGAAGGGCATCGGCCGCCCGTCAACCTATGCCTCCACCATTTCCACCATCCAGGACCGCGGCTACGTCCGGAAGCAGGGTTCCGCGCTGGTGCCCAGCTGGATCGCGTTCTCCGTGATCCGCCTGCTTGAGCAGCACTTCACGGACTATGTGGACTACGAGTTCACGGCGGACATGGAAGGCGACCTAGATAAGATCGCCAACGGCCAGGCCGTTGGGTCTGCTTGGCTCAAGCACTTCTACTACGGTGAAGACTCCGATCCGGGCTTGCTCAGCATCGTGAACAACCTGGGCGAGATCGACGCCCGGGAAATCAACTCCATTCCCATCACGGATGAGATCACGCTGCGGGTGGGCAAGTTCGGCCCGTACCTGGAAAGCTCCGCTGCCACGGTGGACGCCAAGACCGGTGAAATCGTGGAGAACTCCCGCGCCAACGTCCCCGAGGACCTGGCGCCGGACGAACTGACGGCGGCGAAGGCCATCGAACTGATGGAAACGGCTGCGCCGGAAGAACGCGTACTGGGCGACGACCCCCACACCGGGCACAGCGTTGTCGCCAAGAACGGCCGCTACGGCGCCTACGTCACGGAAGTCATCCCGGAGATGACCGAGGAACAGCTGGCCAACCAGCCCGTGGAGTACTACAAGAACGGCAAGCCGAAGCCGCCGAAAAAGCCCGTCAAGGCCAAGCCGCGCACCGGTTCGCTGTTCGCGTCCATGACTGTGGATTCCGTGACCCTGGACGAAGCGCTGCAGCTGATGAGCCTGCCCCGCGCCCTGGGTGAGGACGCCGAAGGCAACCTCATCACGGTGCAGAACGGCCGCTTCGGTCCGTACCTGAAGAAGGGCACGGACTCCCGCTCCATCGGAACCGAAGAGGAAATCTTCACCATCACGCTGGAGCAGGCACTGGAGATCTACTCCCAGCCCAAGCAGCGCGGTGCCCGTGCCGCGGTGGCCCCGCTGGCCGAGTTCGGACCGGACCCCGTTTCCGAGAAGAACATCGTGGTGAAGGAAGGCCGCTTCGGCCCGTACATCACCGACGGCATCACCAACATCACCGTCCCGCGGTCCACGTCGCTGGAGGAACTGACCCGCGAACAGGCCATTGAACTGCTCGCCGAGAAGCGGGCCAAGGGTCCGGTCAAGCGCGCCACAACGGCCCGCAAGCCCCCGGCCAAGAAGAAGGCTCCAGCCAAGAAGTAA
- a CDS encoding methyltransferase, with protein sequence MTDSTLFLAGNTPDAPRSDLPGLLTALAADLRRVDYTLDGVAGLLGESAYRALNRDQIIPALLATESALQIDAAEGAPAHGEKTTAALAAVVRLWLLAEPQTRETLDAALPGIRADGLIELGLLEPVPGPDRPGPDRPGPELTAADQPAQDLQAKADLRPYGWGANEDGSGGAELWVASDLAAHQQAGMLRHDHVLGIGQASTTLVQTTVRRHVAKALDLGTGCGIQSFHLLHHAEHVTATDISERALAFTRFNLLLNAEALHLDPDRLEDRVSLRLGSLLGPVAGEEFELVVSNPPFVITPRTLGEAASGQFTYRDGGLPGDDIVSSLVAALPGALAPGGTAQLLGNWEIPAGTEWYVRPKSWIGPEADAWFIQREQVGPEQYAETWLQDASESRDRKHYRDAYAAYLADFASRNVAGIGFGMIWLRRPLSESGAASISRFEEITYPIEQPIGPHLGAAVERSDWLAANSLADAHLLVADDVTEERHQRPGAEHPGVILLRQGAGLRRTNLLSTELAGFVSACDGDLSVGQIIGALAALLGGSLAGEDGFDGDAFRTRLLDDVANLVSDGFLVPSEPAE encoded by the coding sequence GTGACTGATTCCACGCTTTTCCTGGCCGGCAACACCCCCGATGCCCCGCGCAGCGACCTCCCCGGGCTGCTGACGGCGCTCGCCGCGGACCTGCGCCGGGTGGATTACACGCTCGACGGCGTGGCGGGGCTGCTGGGCGAGTCAGCCTACCGCGCGCTGAACCGGGACCAGATCATCCCGGCGCTGCTGGCCACCGAAAGCGCCCTTCAGATTGATGCGGCAGAGGGTGCGCCTGCGCACGGTGAGAAGACGACGGCGGCGCTCGCCGCCGTCGTCCGTCTCTGGCTCCTGGCGGAACCGCAAACACGGGAAACGCTCGACGCCGCCCTGCCGGGAATCCGGGCCGACGGCCTGATCGAGCTGGGGCTGCTCGAGCCCGTGCCCGGCCCAGATCGGCCCGGCCCAGATCGGCCCGGCCCCGAGCTGACCGCCGCCGATCAGCCGGCGCAGGACTTGCAGGCCAAGGCGGACCTGCGGCCGTACGGCTGGGGCGCCAATGAGGACGGCAGCGGCGGCGCCGAGCTCTGGGTGGCCAGCGACCTCGCCGCGCACCAGCAGGCCGGCATGCTGCGGCACGACCACGTGCTGGGGATCGGGCAGGCGTCCACCACGCTGGTGCAGACCACCGTCCGCCGCCACGTCGCCAAGGCCCTGGACCTGGGCACGGGCTGCGGCATCCAGTCCTTCCACCTCCTGCACCATGCCGAGCACGTGACGGCAACGGACATCTCGGAGCGGGCGCTGGCTTTCACACGGTTCAACCTCCTCCTTAATGCCGAGGCCCTGCACCTGGACCCGGACAGGCTGGAGGACCGGGTCAGCCTTCGGCTGGGGTCGCTCCTGGGGCCGGTGGCGGGGGAGGAATTCGAACTGGTGGTGTCCAACCCGCCGTTCGTCATCACCCCGCGGACCCTGGGCGAAGCCGCGTCCGGGCAGTTCACCTACCGTGACGGCGGCCTGCCCGGCGATGACATTGTGTCCTCGCTCGTGGCGGCGCTGCCCGGTGCCCTGGCCCCGGGCGGCACCGCGCAGCTGCTGGGCAACTGGGAAATTCCCGCGGGGACCGAGTGGTACGTACGGCCCAAGAGCTGGATCGGTCCGGAAGCGGATGCCTGGTTCATCCAGCGCGAGCAGGTGGGCCCGGAGCAGTACGCCGAAACGTGGCTGCAGGACGCGTCCGAATCCCGCGACCGGAAGCATTACCGGGATGCCTACGCCGCCTACCTGGCGGACTTCGCTTCCCGGAACGTGGCGGGGATCGGCTTCGGGATGATCTGGCTGCGCCGGCCGCTGTCGGAATCCGGCGCCGCCTCCATCAGCCGTTTCGAGGAAATCACGTACCCCATTGAGCAGCCCATCGGGCCTCACCTGGGCGCCGCCGTCGAGCGTTCCGACTGGCTGGCCGCCAACAGCCTGGCGGACGCGCACCTGCTCGTGGCGGACGACGTCACCGAGGAACGCCATCAGCGCCCCGGCGCCGAACACCCCGGCGTGATCCTGCTGCGCCAGGGTGCGGGCCTGCGCCGGACCAACCTGCTCAGCACCGAACTCGCCGGATTTGTCTCCGCCTGCGACGGTGACCTCTCCGTCGGCCAGATCATCGGAGCCCTTGCTGCGCTGCTCGGCGGGAGCCTAGCCGGGGAGGACGGGTTCGACGGCGACGCGTTCCGGACCAGGCTGCTCGACGACGTCGCGAACCTGGTCAGCGACGGTTTCCTGGTTCCTTCCGAGCCTGCTGAATAG
- a CDS encoding MerR family transcriptional regulator — MDWSIQDIARIAGTTSRTLRHYDDIGLLKPSRTGHNGYRYYNQAALVQLQRILLLRGLGLGLPVISQVLDDETDAAQALTGHLEWLKQEQDRLARQIASVTQTIEAVKGGGEIMAEDMFNGFDHTQYKDEVEERWGKDAYAKGDSWWRGMSTEEKAAWKQRSQKLGEDWIAAATAGIAPDSAEAQDIARRHVEWLTGIPGTPASDARGQADRRGNADVKAYVTGLGEMYVADPRFAKNYGGAEGAGFVRDALKIYAAENL; from the coding sequence ATGGACTGGTCCATCCAGGACATCGCCCGGATCGCAGGGACCACCAGCAGGACGCTACGGCACTATGACGACATCGGCCTGCTCAAGCCCAGCCGCACCGGCCACAACGGTTACCGCTACTACAACCAGGCGGCGCTGGTGCAGCTCCAGCGCATCCTGCTCCTGCGCGGGCTGGGGCTGGGCCTGCCGGTGATCAGCCAGGTGCTCGACGACGAAACGGACGCCGCCCAGGCCCTCACCGGGCATCTCGAATGGCTCAAGCAGGAACAGGACAGGCTGGCGCGGCAGATCGCGTCGGTCACACAAACCATCGAAGCAGTGAAAGGAGGTGGCGAAATCATGGCAGAGGACATGTTCAACGGTTTCGACCACACGCAGTACAAGGACGAAGTGGAGGAACGCTGGGGCAAGGACGCCTACGCGAAGGGGGATTCGTGGTGGCGCGGCATGAGCACCGAGGAGAAGGCCGCGTGGAAGCAGCGCTCGCAGAAGCTCGGCGAGGACTGGATCGCAGCCGCCACGGCGGGTATCGCACCGGACAGCGCGGAGGCCCAGGACATCGCGAGGCGGCACGTCGAATGGCTGACCGGCATCCCGGGCACCCCGGCGTCGGACGCCCGCGGCCAGGCTGACCGCAGGGGCAACGCTGACGTCAAGGCATACGTCACCGGGCTCGGCGAAATGTACGTCGCTGACCCCCGCTTCGCGAAGAACTACGGCGGCGCGGAGGGCGCCGGCTTCGTCCGGGATGCCCTGAAGATCTACGCGGCGGAGAACCTGTAG
- a CDS encoding rhodanese-related sulfurtransferase, which produces MALNRIVLFYGFTPIADPDAVRLWQRALCEKLGLTGRILLSKDGINATVGGEIGAVKQYVKTTREYKGFHGIDVKWSDGGAEDFPRLSVKVRDEIVSFGAPGELKVDEHGVVGGGTHLKPEELHELVEATKQVGEDVVFFDGRNAFEAQIGKFKDAIVPDVATTHDFIKELDSGKYDALKDKPVVTYCTGGIRCEVLSSLMVNRGFKQVYQLDGGIVRYGETFKDQGLWEGSLYVFDKRMHLEFSEDAKTIGECVRCAAPTSKFENCSNPSCRTLTLYCAECAASPETLRCPEGCAA; this is translated from the coding sequence GTGGCTTTGAACCGAATTGTGCTCTTTTACGGCTTTACCCCCATCGCTGATCCGGACGCGGTGCGGCTCTGGCAGCGTGCCCTGTGCGAAAAACTCGGGCTGACCGGACGCATCCTCCTTTCCAAGGACGGCATCAACGCCACGGTGGGCGGCGAGATCGGCGCCGTCAAGCAATACGTGAAGACCACACGCGAATACAAGGGATTCCACGGCATCGACGTGAAATGGTCCGACGGCGGCGCGGAGGACTTCCCGCGGCTGAGCGTTAAGGTCCGGGACGAGATCGTCTCCTTCGGCGCGCCCGGCGAACTCAAGGTGGATGAGCACGGCGTGGTGGGCGGCGGCACCCACCTGAAGCCCGAGGAACTGCACGAACTGGTGGAGGCCACCAAACAGGTCGGCGAGGACGTGGTGTTCTTCGACGGCCGCAACGCCTTCGAGGCCCAGATCGGCAAGTTCAAGGACGCGATCGTCCCTGACGTTGCCACTACCCACGATTTCATCAAGGAGCTCGACTCCGGCAAGTACGACGCCCTCAAGGACAAACCGGTGGTCACCTATTGCACCGGCGGCATCCGCTGCGAGGTGCTCTCCAGCCTGATGGTGAACCGCGGTTTCAAACAGGTGTACCAGCTCGACGGCGGGATCGTCCGCTACGGCGAAACGTTCAAGGACCAGGGCCTCTGGGAAGGCTCGCTCTACGTGTTCGACAAGCGCATGCACCTGGAATTCAGTGAGGACGCCAAGACCATCGGTGAATGCGTCCGCTGTGCCGCGCCCACCAGCAAGTTCGAGAACTGTTCCAACCCGAGCTGCCGCACGCTGACCTTGTATTGCGCTGAGTGTGCCGCCAGCCCGGAGACGCTGCGCTGCCCCGAAGGCTGCGCGGCCTGA
- a CDS encoding GNAT family N-acetyltransferase, which produces MSPDALVEDITRLLEVWVAGWAGCRGYQTTVEGRFPAALRADTTGDWEYFAHDPSADEFAALAAKTAEAPPRVLTILTNDVARFTALAQKHGLNVTSASQAMMIVDMATQDTEDPWLSDDDLNLVTSELDGVHHAVVRSGDTVAASGRVFVVGETAVFDKIVVQPAFQRRGLGSFIMKALAAQAIGPDVENGLLLASIDGQKLYSHLGWSTVCRVLLLSTSDEGADLSVG; this is translated from the coding sequence ATGAGTCCGGACGCCTTGGTTGAAGACATCACACGCCTTCTTGAAGTCTGGGTAGCTGGCTGGGCCGGCTGCCGCGGTTACCAGACAACAGTTGAGGGCCGATTCCCCGCCGCACTGCGGGCTGACACCACCGGGGATTGGGAATACTTCGCCCACGACCCCTCCGCTGACGAGTTCGCGGCCCTGGCTGCGAAGACTGCCGAGGCACCGCCGAGGGTCCTGACTATCCTCACCAACGACGTTGCCCGTTTCACGGCGCTGGCCCAAAAACACGGGCTGAACGTCACGTCCGCATCGCAGGCCATGATGATTGTGGACATGGCCACGCAGGATACGGAGGATCCGTGGCTCTCCGACGACGACCTGAACCTGGTCACCTCCGAACTTGACGGCGTCCACCACGCGGTGGTCCGATCGGGTGACACGGTGGCGGCGAGCGGCAGGGTCTTTGTGGTGGGCGAGACCGCAGTGTTCGACAAGATTGTGGTCCAACCCGCGTTCCAGCGCCGCGGCCTGGGCAGCTTCATCATGAAGGCCCTTGCGGCGCAGGCCATCGGACCGGACGTGGAGAACGGCCTGCTGCTGGCCTCCATCGACGGCCAGAAGCTGTACTCCCACCTGGGATGGTCCACTGTTTGCCGCGTGCTTTTGCTGTCCACCTCCGATGAGGGTGCTGACCTTTCCGTGGGGTGA